A single genomic interval of Heliangelus exortis chromosome 20, bHelExo1.hap1, whole genome shotgun sequence harbors:
- the LRRC59 gene encoding leucine-rich repeat-containing protein 59 isoform X1, with protein MSRGGGKGLSLKDKLDGNELDLSLCDLNEVPVRELAALPKATVLDLSCNNLVSLPSDFCSLLHLVKLDLSKNRLQQLPVDFGRLINLQHLDLLNNRLVTLPVSFAQLKNLKWLDLKDNPLDPVLAKVAGDCLDEKQCKQAAAKVLQHMKAIQSEQDRQRQRKLQAEREMEKKREAEQRAKEAQERELRKREKAEEKERRRREYDAQKASKQEMEKKPKKETVQTRKPASSSRPPQPARHKHSSWSRSVLRVLLFLLFCVLCTLAACKLTELHRQPLCISVNTLYEDVLAALQNHKTLQNMLQHNSQQ; from the exons ATGTCGCGGGGCGGCGGGAAGGGACTGAGCTTGAAGGACAAGCTGGATGGTAACGAACTGGACCTGAGTCTTTGTGATCTGAACGAAGTGCCGGTCCGGGAGCTG gCCGCTCTCCCCAAAGCCACCGTGTTGGATTTGTCCTGTAACAACCTGGTTTCCCTGCCG TCAGACTTCTGCAGTTTGTTGCATCTGGTGAAACTGGATCTGAGTAAAAATCGGCTCCAGCAGCTGCCCGTGGACTTTGGCCGCCTGATCAATCTGCAGCACCTGGACCTCCTGAACAACCGTTTGGTCACCCTGCCAGTCAGCTTTGCACAGCTCAAG AACCTGAAGTGGCTGGATCTGAAGGACAATCCCCTGGATCCTGTCCTAGCTAAAGTAGCAGGAGACTGTCTGGATGAGAAGCAGTGTAAACAGGCTGCTGCCAAG GTACTGCAGCACATGAAAGCAATCCAGTCCGAGCAGGATCGGCAGCGGCAACGGAAGCTGCAAGCAGAGCGAG AAATGGAGAAGAAGCGTGAAGCAGAACAGCGTGCAAAGGAGGCTCAAGAAAGGGAActgaggaagagagagaaggcagaagaaaaggaacGCAGGAGACGGGAGTATGATGCTCAGAAAGCTTCCaagcaggagatggaaaagaaacCTAAAAAAGAAACGGTGCAGACCCGAA AGCCTGCCTCCAGTTCTCGTCCCCCTCAGCCAGCCCGGCACAAGCACTCCTCCTGGTCACGGTCGGTACTGCGGGTCCTGCTCTTCCTGCTGTTCTGTGTCCTCTGCACCCTGGCTGCCTGCAAGCTGACGGAGCTGCACCGCCAACCTCTGTGCATCAGCGTCAACACCCTCTACGAGGACGTGTTAGCTGCTCTGCAGAACCACAAGACCCTGCAAAACATGCTACAGCACAACTCGCAGCAGTGA
- the LRRC59 gene encoding leucine-rich repeat-containing protein 59 isoform X2 encodes MSRGGGKGLSLKDKLDGNELDLSLCDLNEVPVRELSDFCSLLHLVKLDLSKNRLQQLPVDFGRLINLQHLDLLNNRLVTLPVSFAQLKNLKWLDLKDNPLDPVLAKVAGDCLDEKQCKQAAAKVLQHMKAIQSEQDRQRQRKLQAEREMEKKREAEQRAKEAQERELRKREKAEEKERRRREYDAQKASKQEMEKKPKKETVQTRKPASSSRPPQPARHKHSSWSRSVLRVLLFLLFCVLCTLAACKLTELHRQPLCISVNTLYEDVLAALQNHKTLQNMLQHNSQQ; translated from the exons ATGTCGCGGGGCGGCGGGAAGGGACTGAGCTTGAAGGACAAGCTGGATGGTAACGAACTGGACCTGAGTCTTTGTGATCTGAACGAAGTGCCGGTCCGGGAGCTG TCAGACTTCTGCAGTTTGTTGCATCTGGTGAAACTGGATCTGAGTAAAAATCGGCTCCAGCAGCTGCCCGTGGACTTTGGCCGCCTGATCAATCTGCAGCACCTGGACCTCCTGAACAACCGTTTGGTCACCCTGCCAGTCAGCTTTGCACAGCTCAAG AACCTGAAGTGGCTGGATCTGAAGGACAATCCCCTGGATCCTGTCCTAGCTAAAGTAGCAGGAGACTGTCTGGATGAGAAGCAGTGTAAACAGGCTGCTGCCAAG GTACTGCAGCACATGAAAGCAATCCAGTCCGAGCAGGATCGGCAGCGGCAACGGAAGCTGCAAGCAGAGCGAG AAATGGAGAAGAAGCGTGAAGCAGAACAGCGTGCAAAGGAGGCTCAAGAAAGGGAActgaggaagagagagaaggcagaagaaaaggaacGCAGGAGACGGGAGTATGATGCTCAGAAAGCTTCCaagcaggagatggaaaagaaacCTAAAAAAGAAACGGTGCAGACCCGAA AGCCTGCCTCCAGTTCTCGTCCCCCTCAGCCAGCCCGGCACAAGCACTCCTCCTGGTCACGGTCGGTACTGCGGGTCCTGCTCTTCCTGCTGTTCTGTGTCCTCTGCACCCTGGCTGCCTGCAAGCTGACGGAGCTGCACCGCCAACCTCTGTGCATCAGCGTCAACACCCTCTACGAGGACGTGTTAGCTGCTCTGCAGAACCACAAGACCCTGCAAAACATGCTACAGCACAACTCGCAGCAGTGA